One genomic segment of Acinetobacter oleivorans DR1 includes these proteins:
- a CDS encoding Arc family DNA-binding protein encodes MSKHLGVEYKVRMPQELKDKIADSAKELNRSMNQDIVARLEKSFAPIDLDEIEKQLNDYYYSNDLIPATPIRLPRINKEFKKSDIDQSGFDKLRSIIKKTKDINKSLNEYLPHANLQNAAFHEQDKYLAVRGSHGNTTENCINLIEYIKMPECIQVLLFATHNKPTPGFSREDGPETNLPLMGALLLVELEDFNAYVIFDGLFLTAQRYPRYKEVKEVLDAAVTSDKAYFINIPVPFTSTWGPVGAVDQLLPLPRQELTPDSRKNFFKLLCNISEEKYLDMYRS; translated from the coding sequence ATGAGTAAACATCTAGGTGTCGAATACAAAGTTCGAATGCCGCAAGAATTGAAAGATAAGATTGCCGACTCAGCTAAAGAATTAAACCGGTCCATGAATCAGGACATTGTAGCTCGACTGGAAAAAAGCTTTGCTCCGATAGATTTAGATGAGATAGAAAAACAGTTAAATGATTACTACTATTCAAATGATTTGATTCCTGCTACTCCAATACGCCTACCTCGAATTAATAAAGAGTTTAAGAAATCAGACATAGATCAAAGTGGATTTGATAAATTAAGAAGTATCATTAAAAAAACTAAAGATATTAATAAATCTTTAAATGAGTATCTGCCGCACGCTAATCTTCAAAATGCAGCTTTTCATGAACAAGACAAATATCTTGCTGTAAGAGGTAGTCATGGCAATACAACAGAAAACTGTATAAATCTTATAGAATATATAAAAATGCCTGAATGTATTCAGGTACTTCTTTTTGCTACCCATAACAAACCTACACCAGGTTTTAGCCGCGAAGATGGTCCTGAAACCAACCTTCCACTTATGGGTGCATTATTATTAGTTGAGTTAGAAGATTTTAATGCATATGTGATTTTTGACGGATTATTTTTGACCGCTCAAAGGTATCCACGTTATAAAGAGGTAAAAGAAGTTTTAGACGCTGCTGTTACTTCTGATAAAGCATATTTTATCAATATTCCTGTTCCTTTTACTTCAACTTGGGGGCCAGTAGGTGCAGTCGATCAACTTTTACCTTTGCCTCGTCAAGAGCTTACCCCAGATTCAAGAAAGAACTTCTTTAAGTTGTTATGTAACATCTCTGAAGAAAAATACTTAGACATGTACCGTTCTTAA